The Humulus lupulus chromosome 4, drHumLupu1.1, whole genome shotgun sequence genome has a window encoding:
- the LOC133829256 gene encoding protein MOR1-like gives MKVVCHELTQATYDPEGSAMDELIKDSDILVSCLANKVAKTFDFSLTGASSRSCKCVLNTLMQTFQNKRLAYAVKEITLDSLITELLLWLLDERVPHMDDGS, from the exons ATGAAAGTCGTGTGTCATGAGTTGACACAAGCCACTTATGATCCAGAAGGCAGTGCAATGGATGAACTTATTAAAGATTCAGACATACTTGTTTCATGCCTTGCAAACAAG GTTGCCAAGACCTTTGATTTCAGCTTGACAGGAGCATCATCTAGATCTTGTAAATGTGTTCTCAACACCCTCATGCAG ACATTTCAAAACAAGAGACTGGCTTATGCTGTCAAGGAAATCACTCTTGATAGTCTAATTACTGAGCTCCTTCTATGGTTGTTGGATGAGAGAGTTCCACATATGGATGATGGCAGCTAG
- the LOC133829257 gene encoding uncharacterized protein LOC133829257, producing the protein MCSETSPPRLSFDRIPNQDHPHHLQPRRDSALLDLNCDFEFSINICSEQESSSADELFSHGVILPIQPRDRVSTINFPSTQTQNRESPSLKSLPPLPWSENNSKREKLKEVTVVSNSDNLLEQSNKPQSTKSFWGTFKRSSSLNHENKRSLLCSLPLLSRSNSTGSVSSQKKTTSFKDVNKCNSSQKQPLIPLVRTTSSSSSSSSSYSMMQKPPLKKNYGGSYGSGIRIIPVLNVPPPYIPKGLFGFGKDRKSKK; encoded by the coding sequence ATGTGTTCAGAAACTAGTCCACCTCGACTATCTTTCGATCGTATTCCAAATCAAGACCACCCGCACCACCTCCAGCCAAGAAGAGACTCAGCACTTCTGGACCTGAATTGTGACTTTGAATTCAGCATTAATATTTGTTCAGAGCAAGAATCTTCATCAGCTGATGAGCTCTTCTCTCATGGAGTAATCCTTCCCATTCAACCTCGTGACAGAGTTAGCACTATCAATTTTCCTTCAACACAAACTCAAAACAGGGAAAGCCCAAGTCTTAAATCTCTTCCTCCTCTTCCTTGGTCTGAGAATAATTCAAAGAGAGAAAAGCTTAAGGAAGTCACAGTAGTTTCGAACTCTGACAATCTTTTGGAGCAGAGCAATAAGCCTCAGTCGACCAAGTCTTTTTGGGGAACATTCAAGAGAAGTAGCAGCCTAAACCATGAGAACAAGAGAAGTTTGCTTTGTTCATTGCCACTTCTTTCGAGAAGCAATTCAACTGGTTCGGTCTCAAGTCAAAAGAAAACTACTTCGTTTAAGGATGTTAACAAGTGCAATAGTTCGCAAAAGCAGCCGTTGATTCCACTGGTGAGAACAACATCATCATCTTCGTCGTCTTCTTCTTCATATTCAATGATGCAAAAGCCGCCTTTGAAGAAAAATTATGGAGGGTCTTATGGAAGTGGTATTCGGATCATTCCGGTCTTAAATGTACCACCTCCATACATTCCTAAAGGACTCTTTGGCTTTGGTAAAGATAGAAAGAGTAAGAAATGA